The DNA sequence TCTGCAATCTGCCTGAACTCTTTTCACTGCGTTGTTACTTGCTGTTAAATCTGTTGATTTCAGATGCCAATGAACAGGGATTCAGGCGTCCCTGCTATTTTTACCACATCCATTATCAATTCTGCATACAGTGAAGGAAGCACGAAAACCGTTGTATCGAGACCGTCAACAGAGAATTTACGCCTATAAAGAAGTTTAGCATCCTTCGCATCCTCAAATAATATTGTTGCGAAAGTCTTCCTCGGTTTTCCTTCGTCTCCTGGAAAAAGCCAGCATGCTAATGGATAGCAGAGATACGGGCAACGCAATTAGAAATGAATTTACCTGTCCGATATATACCCAGAGATATCCTCCAAGAGGTCCTGAGATAGTTACTCCAATCGTCGTGAATGTGTTTACTATTCCACTTGCAATTGATGCATTTTTTTCATCCACAGATCTTATGGCTGTCAAAATGATGAAGTAACCAAATGACTGCCCCAAGGAGAATAAAGCGATGACGAAGTAAAGAAAAATCAAGGTAGGCGTAAAAGGAAACAGGAAAAGGGCAATCCCCATAAAAAAGTAGCCCATGACAGTTACAGTCCTTGGACCAAATTTGTCTGCAATTAATCCACCAATTGGGTTAGTTGCAGCATAAACTACCTCCATTACAACATCAAATATAGCTATACTGAGAATTGAGGCAGAGAATTTTTGAGAGAGAAACGCTGGATAGAACTTATCAGAATAAAGGCCGGCTGCGAGAATCATAACAGCAAGTGAAACCACAAAAAGTGACTTGTGACGCGCAATCCATTTTAACTTAGGTTTCATCCCGTAATCATCCCGGTTTGACTGCATGCTACGAGCTATGCCTCTGGGAACATACAAAGTCAAGAATATAATCGAGACAACAAAAAGGCTGGCAACTGCCAGAAATAAAATCTGAAAACCAATACTTTGAGCGATAATGCCTGCCAAGAAAACACCTACTGCACCTACTCCGGAACCCAGGGCGTTAACTTGACCAAGGAATCTTCCAACTCTCTCCCTCTGTATGTTCTGAGAAATAAGCACAGGCAAAAGGGTTTGTGGAATATATTCAGTAGCTCTCACAACTACATAGAAAATGCCTACCATCAGAATATTGTTTGAAAAAGCAAGTCCAACATACCCTAGGGCTCCAATGATGATGAAAATGGAAAATACCCTAGCAACAGGGTACCTACTACCTAACCACCCTCCAACAATTGTGAAGGGAATGCCAAGTGCTGATGCAAATCCAAATAGGCTCCCAGCCACAAACGGAGGGATAGACCTTATTATTAGCACATAAAAGCTGAAAAGGGAGGTCCCAACGGAAACGATGGAGGAGATGACAACAAAAACAATAATTCCTGTCGGTGCGTTTCTTTCCACCTCCATCGTTTAAACACCCCTAGAGACTGAATCTGTTTGCTGGTTCAGTTGAAGTGAAATGATCCCTGCTCTTTATAATATTTTGGTACGTTTTCTTGAAATACCAAAAAACACTTGTTCAGAGGATGGGCAGATATAATTAAGTGGGTAATGTGAATTACTAAACACCATCCTCTACGACCTTTGTTTCCGAATTTTGTACTAAGTTACCATAGATACGTGAAACAGATTTCAGGATGGGCTTCATGTAGATTTCGTACCATTCTAAAATGTTTGGCTCATCCTTAGAGTCTACATGCGAATAGGGATTTAACTTATTGAATAGTGCTAGTATAGTTACTAATATATTGTCGATTTGTCGATGATTTGTTGATGATTAGAGGATGGAAAAACATATTGATTTCACGAAGGTCCTGAAAATTGCTGCCATCAAAGAACTTAAGATGTACTGAGACATCTTCCTAGCCCATTAAATCAACGAAAATTTGACACCCACGTTGCATCAAAAAGAATAACTATGATTCCGCAATGAACAAAGGCATGGCATCAAATCCAGAAATCTACATGATGGTGTTATCGTACAGGCTGAAATCATCCTTTTATTCGCTCACCGCGGAAAAGAGGGAAGCAATGTCAGCTGCAACCTCAGATCTCTTTACCGGCTACTCAGGCGATCTGGTGAACCACCATTCCTACAGGTCGATGAGGTCGGACGGAGACATAGTATTCTGGTACTCAGCGCATTCTCCCGAGGCTATAGAAGCGGTCAAGTTTTCGCTAAACGATAAATTTTCAGCATACATGAGGCCAAATTACAGCATGATATCACTTTACGAGGACTCACCCTACCTGAAACCAGGAAATGTTCTTGACGATACCCTGCGGCAGCAGCCACTGAAATATTTTGTAGCCTACCCCATGAGCAAGCAACCCGAGTGGTACCTCCTGGATTACGAGGAGAGGAAGAAGATCATGGCAGAGCACATCGGCATGGCACTTGCTGATCCGGAAGGAAGGATGGTCAGGTCTTACACAACCTATTCATACGGACTCGGGGACCAGGAATTTGTTGTATTATACGAGACAGACTCCCTTGCAGCATGGTCACACGCAACCAGAAAATTGAGGGAAGCAAGAGCACGGAAATGGATAGTTAACGAAACGCCTATAATTGTAGGCATACTGAGGGAAAAATTATTTTAGTGCACTGACGTCGAAAAAGAGAGAAAGGCTGATAATGGCACCGGCAGTCCGCCAATATAAATCCTTTTAAAATGCTGTAAGATAGGGATGCTGTGTTCATTGTCAGGTATTCTGAGATAGGGCTCAAGGGCAGGAAAGCCAGGTCATCAATGGAGAGGCTTCTTCTCAGTAACCTTTTACTTTCATTGAAAAAACATGGGATATCTGCGGATGCCAGGAGGGAATCCGGGAGGATCATGGTCTATCCCGTCAGGGAGGGAGAAGAGGCAGAGAAGGCCATCGGATATGTAGCAGGTGTCAAGTCGTTTTCACCGTGCACGGAGCACAGTGCATCAACCCTGGATGAAGTAGTCGAAGTGGCGAAATCAGAGTTCTCACAGGCGGTAAAGGGGAAAACTTTTGCAGTCAGATCAAGAAGAACAGGATCCCATGACTTCACGTCAATGGACATGGACAGGGCTATCGGGTCAGCCATATTCGAGGGATCAGCAGGCGTTGACCTCAGGAACCCACAGGTCGAGGTCGGAGTGGAGATCAGGGACAGCGAGCTTTTCCTTTACAGCCGGGTCATAAAGGGTCCAGGGGGACTTCCACTCGGGTCCCAGGGCAAGCTTGTCAGCCTCATGTCAGGCGGAATAGATTCACCTGTAGCAGCATGGATGATGATGAAGCGAGGATCTCCGGTTGATCTCATATTCTGCTCCCTTGCACACCCTGTCGATACACTCGCATTCCTTAAGTCTGCAGAAAAGCTTCTTGGAAGGTGGTCCACGGGTGTGGACGCAACAATAAATATAATCGACGGGAGACCCCTCATTGAGGCTTTTGCGGACAAAAACCGGTACCATTTCCAGAACGTTGAATTCAAGCGCGCACTGTACCTCATAGCACAGGTAATTGCCATTGAAGAAGGTGCCCATGGCATAGTAACCGGGGAATCACTGGGGCAGGTATCTTCCCAGACTGCTGAGAACCTGGGTTCGATCAGCCATGGACTCGAGATACCGATATTCAGGCCGCTCATAGGATTCGATAAGGACCAGATTATCGATCTCGCCCGCCAGATAGGTACAATGCCTGAAGCGGACCTCGGGGAATTCTGTTCACTGTTTGCAGATACACCTATCACAAGGATCACCACTGAAACTCTGGACAGGGACATGGGTGACTTTGCGCTTGCCGATCAACTTGCCTCACAGCGCGTTTCCTTCAAATTTTCGGAACTTGACCGATATCTTGAGTCCTTATCAGGTGGCGTAACGGGGGTTAATGGAATTGAGGCGAATTCGGTGGTGTTAGACATGAGGAGCGCAGACAAGTATCAGGGCTGGCATTACCCCGGAGCCATAAGAGCTGGATTGGGAGATATTACGGATATTGTGGACAAGCTCGGAAAGGATAAAGTCTACATTGTATACTGCCAGAAAGGGCTTCAGAGTGCATACGCAGCATCAAGGATAAAATCACTCGGCGCAAACGCATTCTACGCAAATGAGGAGTCCATGAGAAAAATTTCAGGAGTTTCCCTGTCCTGAAAGAACCAGTTTTCGTATAGTCACGAATTCCTTGTCGTATACATCCTTCCGGTTGAATTTCCTCGGGACTGCGAGAGGGTAATAATTTCCTTCAATGAATGCTATGCGTGCGGCTGACAGTGCATTGTCGTGTATCTTGTGAGGCATGCTGGTGTTGGTCTCATCAACGATGGTTATGCCGATATTTGTCTTTTCAAGTGCATCCATGATCGCCATCCTGTTAGGCTTGTCCCCGTTTCCAATCTTTATTGAGATATTTTTGTAGGAGTAGAAATCAGCTATCTCCTGCACCTCTTTTCCAACTGAAGCTGTATCAGGGCATTCATAGGCCTCCGTAAGTATCATGTCTGCGGTTACGGCGATTCCCGGTCTCGGCCCAGGATCTATCCCTATTATGATGCTGTTGAAGTCATAACGGTTGAGCAGGCGTGGAAGAGCCATTCTTATGGCCTGCACGGGATTGCTCGACTTTATCTGTCTTGGCAGCTGATCATCGCCGTCAGCGCTCAGGACAACAGGAACGTCTTCCGGTATCTGTCCAGGATCCTCAATGCTCACGAATGGCAGTTCCCACTCCCTGAGCTGGTATATAACATCATGATAAAATTTGAAGTCCTGGGTAAATATGCCTATCCGACCCATTCAAGTGTCTATGCGCCTATGATTTAAATTCTTTACGCATCCTTGATGCTATTTCCTGATAACTGTCCCTTTACAAGTTCATTGGCCAGCTCTACAAACTGCTTTTCTTTCCCTCTTGCAATGACTGCACCTGCTGCTACGTCGTGCCCGCCGCCACTTCCGCCCACCTGGCTGGATGCCTCCCTCATTACTATGGACAGGTTAAGGCCCCTCTGCACAAGTCTCCTGGTGCCCCTGGAAGAAACCTTTGTGTCTTCCGAACCAACATTGAAACCAATGAGGGGTTTGTCCTGCTTAAGCAGGTACAAAGAGAGTATGCCACTTATGGAGCCGGTCATTTCACCTTCGGGCGCGTAGAAATATCTTATGCTGTCCTCTTCAAAGACATCTTTCAGTACCCTGTACGTATATTCAATGAGTTTAGTCTTTGATATCTTCCAGTTTGATTCCATCTCATCCTTCACGGAAGTATCTCCGAGAAAGTACTGTACTGGAATTGAATTCTTACCAATTTTGCTGTTTCCGTCAACAATGCTGCTTATTTCCTTGGAGGAGTATCCAGTATCCTTGAACCTGATAATGTCGCCCTCCAGGTACTTCATTGCTTCCAGGCCAATATTCTGTGTGATCAGTTTTGCCGCGAGCGCATTTGTAAGTGCAGCCTTTTCGGTATCCTGCAAATCATATACACTGGTTTCCGGGTTTATCCCCAAGTTGTTAAGCAACCTGGTCACATTTTCAGGGTTTCCTGTGAGATCCATGAAGAACGGATCAGTGGAATAGGTCACAGCATCCACGACCCTGCCACCCTCAAGATTCAGCGTGTGCACTGTATCATAACCGCTTCCATACTCCTTCTCAAGTATGCTGTTGATTCCTCGCAGTCCACCGATATCCTGCTTGTCAGCAATTACTCCAGAGAGGAAGAATGGAAAAAGATCCCGGTTCTTTTCGTCAACTGTAAGCGCCATCAGGTAAGCCATTGTAGCTCCGCAGGCTTCCCTTGTTCCGTCAATGCCAAAATCCCTTGCATTTATATTAAGCGCCTTTATCGTGGATTTATTGTAGAAATGGTGGTCCAGAATTATGATATTCTCGGATTCCGGCACATACTGTATCTGGTCAGACCCGGCGTCCACTATCACGGTTGTGACATCCGGCTGCTCCTCAATCCTTCTCCTGAAGTTTTCGCCGTCAAGGCTTTTTATGTAGCCAAGGTGAAATTTTATGCCCAGGCGTTTCAGCATGGTGCAAAGCACAATTGCAGAGCTTGTTCCATCTCCGTCGTAGTGAGCAAGCACCCGCACGTATCTTGAATTCTTTATCTCGGAGGAACCTCTGTATAGAAGTTCATAAAATTTTGGGTCAATAATGTCCTTTAGCATCGTGATTACAGGACTTTACTGAGGTTCCACTCCGGAGCAATGCTTCCCTGTCGCTTATAGTACTTTACAAGCCTCAGCATTTTTGACATTATGAGCATTTCTCCTCTTATGTTGCTCATGTCCTTCCTGTTGGATTCCGTATGTTTCCTTACATTCTTGTATCTGTTTATGAGGTGAGTAAGATCTTCGGGCAATTCCGCTTTAACACCGTTTTCTATCAGGATAGTCCCTATCTTCTTCCCAAGGATCGGTTTCGTGCCGGGTATTCCGTACTGATCCCTCAACTTGATTCCAATAACTGAATGGGACATCCCCTGCTTGTTGAGATCGACAACTGTTTTCACTATCTCGTCGTCTCCCATTCCAAGCCACGAGGGCTTCCCTTGTCCATATACTCTGTGTGATCCGGATTTTCCTCTCTTTCTTGTGTGCATTCGTGCCATTAACAGTATCTCCTAATTTATTCTCCATAGCAAAGGTATTAATCTATTTTTTGACAGTAAATGGGCATCAGTCCACAGTGTTCCTCGATACTCTCTCGTACTGCGTTATAACTTCCATACCCACAGACCATATTGTCAGTTCATCCCTGAAAATAGATATTTTCTCGAATGAATCGAGATTTGACCTGTAATCTCCTTCCGAAAACCCACCTATCACTACCGTAATAGGCAACGGTGACTCGATCACTGACTCGATTTGCCGAACCTCGGAACCGGGAGCCATTACTATAACCCTACCCTCAGCTTTGCCAATGATTGTATCCAGGCTTGCTTCACTAATGCTGAGCAGGGTTTTTCCTTCCGCCACTATTTTCCTCTCCTGGAATAACTTCTCGAAAAGTCCTATGAACCTGTTGTAAGCCCTTGGGAGCCGGGTATCGGGGGAAATATCAATTACAAGGTTATTCCTTGTGTGTATTCTAACCCTCAAGCCACCGGTCCTGTTCAATATGGAATCTAGTGCCATCAAGAGGAATATGTGTATAATGTCCGGTCTACCCCTCCTGTTGGATTCTCCAGGAAAATGCCGGTCAATGCTGCTGTGCATATAGTTGGAATCCAGGAGTATATTTGCAACCTTCTTCTTCCGTTCCTTTGCTATTTTCCCGATTGAATAGTCATCCATCATCTCTGTAGGTATTGTCTCAAGTTCAGCATCTGCAATAATTATGGTCAGCACATCCCAATAGTGCTTTGCCGGAATTATAAATATCGATCCGGAACCGTGGGAAAAGGTTAATGGCAGGTATAAACTGATGTAATCGTGTACAATATTTCCGTGATAGGTGGGAGTACAATTACAGATGAATACTGCATGATCGCACGCAGGGTGGGAGAACTTCTGGCAAGGAATAAGTCAATAGTGTTCTGCGGAGGACTTTCAGGAGTCATGGAGTGTGTTGCTGACGGGGTTAAAAGCAAGGGAGGCATTGTGGTAGGGATACTGCCTGGATACAGCCCGATGGAAGGCAATTCGAACCTCACTGTTTCTGTCCCGACAGGAATGGGATTTGCCAGGAACTTTCTTGTAATAAGGGCTGGGGAAGCAGTAATTGCCATTGACGGGTCAGCTGGGACGCTGTCAGAGGCAGCATTTGCAATAAGCGAGGGGAAGGACATCATATCGCTTGGATCAGCAGAGATTGTGCCCAGGAAGAAACAGGAGGGAAAATTCATCAGGGCAGCCACACCAGATGGAGCTGTTGATATGGCATTGAGTTCTGCAAAAAAATTCAGGGAGAAGTTCATTGAAATAATGCAGAAATTAAAGGATTAGATTACCTTCTCCACTTTGGATTGCTTGGCCTGTTAGGTTTCCTTCCGGAACCCAATACAAGGATCACCATGAAAATAAATACTCCCGCCGCAACATAGTAGATCCAGTCATAATTTGGAGGTGTCCCGTTGTAAAATGTTACTGAAGCTTTCTGGGTTTCACCGTTTACCTTGATCAACGGGTTGTTCACGGAAATTGAAAGCGTGTATGAGCCAGTACCGAGCACTGACTCTAGTATCTCCAGGGAAACGACCTGCGAGGAATCCGGCGCCAGGCTGACTACCTTTGTACCATACAGGTTGCCGTTCAGATCGAACGACACGGTTATATTATTGATGGCGAAAGGCTGGCTGTTTGTTATGGTAGCTGACAGGGTAATCGGGTTATAAACGTTGATAGCGAATGTGTGGGAATAATTAACATATTGGTTACCATACAGCGCGCTTGTGATAACCGCTATATAAATTGTCTGTGGCGAAGCGGGAGCTGTAACTGAGAATGAGGCGGAGGGGTTGCTTCCCCCATAATTCTCATAAGTGCTGGTAGGCGAAAATCCAGTCAGGTTTTCGCCGGAAAAGAAAGCCTCTGTCGTGTAATTGCTGAAACCAACGGAATTATTCACATAGACGGTGAAACTCTGTCCGGTGTAGACATTTCCTGGAATTGTGACAGAGACATTATCGACTATGGGTATCGGGGATGCTGCAGATACCATGGCAAGGGCAGGTAATGCCATGAATGCAACTATCAGGACGGCAAATAGCTTGTTCATCTCCTGAACCTCCTACCCCTCATCGAGGCTATAACCAGTCCTGCCACAACAGTCACGGCAATTATGATTAATCCGGTGAAAAGTGTCGCAAGTGCATCACCGGTGTAGTTGGGTATGATCCCATTACCAGACGGGGACGGAACAATGCTTGTATACGGATATTCCACTGTTAACAATACTGGTTCTGTTACTGTGCTTCCGTTGATGGTGGCATTAAAGTCGGCATAAACTGTTCCACCGGGGGAGTAAGCAGAGCCTGTGGGTGAGAGAATGACATCAACAGTAACAGACTGGGAATATGGAACGTTTATTGGTCCTGCAGCCTTCCCGTTGTAAACAAGTGTAGCTGTCCATCCATAAAGGTTTACGTTTGTGGAACTGTTAATCTTTCCAGTCACCGTGATCGGTGCATTTCCCGTATTGACGAGTTTGATCTGGTACACAAGATTATTTCCCTGTGGAGTTCCAAATATGGATACCACATGTGTTGAATATGAAAGTCTCGGAACCACATCAACGTTCACTATTCCGGATGAAGTCGATGAAGAATAGCTCATGTTGATGGGCACGGCCTCTATTCCGGCCTGAGGATTTTTCATGGCATATACAGTGGCATTCACAGACTTGGTCTGTCCGGGTGCAAGCCCGATATGCGTCTCGTTGAACAATATAACCCAGGATGGGCTGCCGGAACTCAGCGTGACGTCATTGTAAACATTCTGCCTGTTAGTGACGTTGAAACGCACAAGGGTACTGTTTGTAAGGTTCAGTCCAGTCTGTATTTGCGGATAATTCTTTGCCTGGGTTATTACAACATTTCCTGTGACCTGCTGACTCAGTGATAGTGTAACCGATTGTGTGGAATTTATTTCAATGGTGTCATTTTCGCTATATGTGACGGTCAGTACTGTGTTGTTAAAAGCCGTCATGGTCTGTGTAACGCTTGCATAAAACGAATAGTTTCCCAGTGGAAGTAGAAGTGAAGTCTGCGACGTGTTGAACATTATGTTGTAGGGGTATTCTGTGATCACAACATTCGTCTTTTGTGGCACAGATCCGACTGTCACTATGACCTTTGTCAGGTACGTATTCACGAGGCTGAAATTATCATAGTAAGTGCCACTGAATGCAGGAATGGTGACTCCATTGAAATACCCTGTTCCGGTTGCATTGTTGAGAGCATATATCTCCCAAGTACCGGAAGGCAGGGACACTGTATAGAAACCATCTGAATTTGTTGTTACTTCAGCAATGTACTTCCCGGAAGTGGACAGTATCTGAACTGCCGTATTTTCTAACGGCGATCCCTTAATGGTAACCTGTCCGGTAAGGACGGTATTTACAGGATTCGACTTTACGTTTATTGTGAAAGAACCAGTCGAGGTCGTGGAAATTGTGCCACTGCCTGAAACAACATACGAACCCGTTGAATTCACTACTGTATTGTAATACTGCACGCTATAGCTTCCTGTTGTTGGAATATACACCTTGTCTGTTGTCAGGTTGGCTGTGGTTCCGTTGATTGTCAGTGTATAGTGTCCCCCTCCAATGCCAAGGGAATTTTTCAGCAGAATCACCCGGGCGGATACGTTGGAAGGAGTTACCACGCGGTTTGCATTCAGGGAGTAAAGATTCCAGGATGCCACAGGACTGCCTGTTACATTCGAATAGGTATATACGAGATAATTGCCAAACGGAAGTGGTCCGCTGGCATTTACTGCATATCCTGTAGAATTGAAAACTGTATAGTTGGTTTCATTTACCTTGAGCGTTGCATATGGGGTCGCTGAAAGCAGGATTTTCTGGTTTGCAGAATTTGGAATGACCACAGCGGGTTCAGCCAGCTTAAGTGTAGATGTGCCGTTGCTCGCAGAGGCTAGATATACTCCTGGAACTACACTTGCAGATATTCCATTTTCGTTTCCGTGAAGGTAGTACGTATTTGTTCCAGTTAACGTCAGGTTCACGATGCCGTCAAGCTTCTGGTTATTGTTGAAGAGCGTGAAATTGGCTTTGACCGTTACTGGGTTCATTGTAACACTCTGGCTGCTGCCCGTTATACTGGCAGTCACTGAGCTGTAAAGAGGTGCCATTGAAGTAGAACTTAAGTCCAGCTTACTCTGGTTCGTATAATAAAGTGTAGCTGTTCCTGAACCTATAGTGCCAAAATACACCGGGTTTCCAGATGAATAGAGAACAGAAATTCCCGAGTTTATTGCACTGCCCGAAGAATCATGAAGAGATACAGTCTGCTGGTTTGCAAATGTAAGCATAGGTGATACGCTGCGGTTGGAAATCAGATAGATACTCTGGAACCCAGTCTGGAAATTGCCCAGGTATGTTACTGCTGACATTACGCCATAGAAACCCTCAGGCAGCATTATGCTATAAGGACCCGGAGTTGAATACGAGTATTTGAGGAACGTGGAATTACTCATTATCTCATAGTATCCACTGTAAGCGGAAACTGCTGATAATGATGCTGATACAGTGAGAGAGTAGGATAAACTCATTGTGGCAGTCACTGATACATTTGACTCCACATCAATAGTTTTAACCACTGCATTGCTTCCGCTGGACGCATAAAGTGTATAGATTCCATAAGGTACGGTGATGGAAAACTGCCCGCCGGTGTTTATGGTGGTTTTGTAAGCGCTTGAGATCTGCCCGTCCGGATACAGGAATATCGTGTTACCTGCCCTGGAATTGTAGATAGTTCCAGAGACAGTTGCGCTCATTGACGCTGAGAGTGATAACGTGGAGTTCTGACCCCAATTTGAGAATGTCACGGTGGTGACGTTTGTCTGTGAGCTACCTTTAGTTGCGTATACAGAATAAGTTCCGGGCTGTACCCATAGATTAGCGTGTCCCGCACTGTTTGTTACATTGGAATATACTGTGGAGCCGTCAACCGCCTTGACAGTATAACCAGGCGAAAGGCCGAATGACGAGGAAGTATTGACGAAAAGACTGTCAAAGTAAACGATAGCATCATATACCAAGCTACCGCCAATAGTTATGTTAGCCTGGAGTATGTCAGGATAATACGTACCATTGACAAGGAGTGATTCATGATAATTGTAGGGCTGGATGTTATTCAGCACATATGCTCCATTCACTATGGGGATGGATATATTTGTGTTATACGTGGAATTGGTAAGGAACACAGTGCCAGTTTCTATCTTCTTTGTTGAAAACTGTCCTGGAAGGGAAGCATTCGCGTTCTTGATATTCTGGTATTCAATGAAAGCGGTTCCGGATATCTCGGAAGTCTTCGCCTGATAATTATCCTGGATGTAATAGTTCGGCATTCCTGTTGTTGAATTTATTGCCAGTGTTTGTCTCTCGGCCTGCTGTGTTGATACATATACAGGCTGTTCCTTCAGGATGTTCTTTCCATAAAGATAAAGTGGATTCAAAGCCCCGGTACTGAATACTACGGTATCGTTTCCGGGTACAGCTGTCAAGTTATAGTAACCATTAGCATTGGTCTGTACAACGCTATGGGGTATCCCGTACTGGTCATACAGGGTTACATTTACGCCACCGATCGGGAGTCCATTGGAATTTGTAACCCGTCCATTTATTATTGCGCCTGGGTAATAAGAAACAATGGGGTCGCTGCTTCCGAGCATCTGTGACGTTGAGGGGAAGATTACAGCAGTTCCAATCCCTTCCTTAAGGTAAGTATAAGCCTGTTGTAATGGTATATCCTGCCATGCATTGGGGTGAGCTGCATAATTAGTGTATGGATTCCATGGTATGAGTTCATAAACGATCTCAAAGTTACTCATATTCCAGGCAGGCATAATTGTCAGGTTAGTGGTTCCGCTGACCAGTCCGGGGATGCCATTAGATACTCCCACAGCGCTGGCAGGGAAACCTATCTGCAGGCGATAAATTGTTGTAT is a window from the Thermoplasmatales archaeon genome containing:
- the aglB gene encoding Dolichyl-monophosphooligosaccharide--protein glycosyltransferase AglB; translated protein: MELSYRDSSSGKEGFIRKYPEAVVLTVLVGFYLFLANYFAWSVTFQNGFFTTSGGSDPYYNWINILHVIQTGHWLSFDPTLNYPLGSVNPRTPFFHILVVFIAVVLSPFMNITSAALLTFEELDAFFGALLIIPVYLIGKEVFGKKGGMVAALLYMLMPSNISAGYLSDGRIHTPELIFVLFAIYFFERTIVTIDKGKIIDKLYPPTRIFSSIRDYYRNNRLPTIYALFAGASLGALMLSWQGYAYAVVILLLYVIVQYFINLFLKRPSDYLVYSTSITVFLGFLLGAYYYIGIGNYSIWLTPVFLLSILVIIMGFVFMAIRSKPWVISVPVIAVLGAGLLAALAVFDTHSFNTLISGDGYFIKTRVYQTIAEAASLPLGQYISGFGVFEFVLGMGGIAYAIYMYLKEKKDSMFFILVFSLVSIYMSFEAARFNITAAPAYAVLGAGLLLYFAHVVKLYDLKRRSGAPSASIKKAIKGNISWVHVVFVFIIVTLLIIPSGLGVISSSIPVNNAAKYNQEIYNTIPGILQPPNFTASSLYYVGATGSLIDNKSQPLAQSFAWLATQNANKPINDKPAYVSWWDYGFQELQQGLHPTVADDFQQGYQVAGQILLAQNQSQIVALFIARTIEVEYDKSTGGFTPNVSQVLTFYFGPAEASFLAKIYANPQAYDSLILKNPSIYGKYINSIGPTNAYFALIKGQLASKYSMSTLVNAYSALEQVTGYSIQYIQADHALFPSSVNNTGTFYAPSYLTDTPSYATAGGGVVPTNYYNVIVDTTNGTYPLQNVSTTATVTNEYLQYTPAFYNTTIYRLQIGFPASAVGVSNGIPGLVSGTTNLTIMPAWNMSNFEIVYELIPWNPYTNYAAHPNAWQDIPLQQAYTYLKEGIGTAVIFPSTSQMLGSSDPIVSYYPGAIINGRVTNSNGLPIGGVNVTLYDQYGIPHSVVQTNANGYYNLTAVPGNDTVVFSTGALNPLYLYGKNILKEQPVYVSTQQAERQTLAINSTTGMPNYYIQDNYQAKTSEISGTAFIEYQNIKNANASLPGQFSTKKIETGTVFLTNSTYNTNISIPIVNGAYVLNNIQPYNYHESLLVNGTYYPDILQANITIGGSLVYDAIVYFDSLFVNTSSSFGLSPGYTVKAVDGSTVYSNVTNSAGHANLWVQPGTYSVYATKGSSQTNVTTVTFSNWGQNSTLSLSASMSATVSGTIYNSRAGNTIFLYPDGQISSAYKTTINTGGQFSITVPYGIYTLYASSGSNAVVKTIDVESNVSVTATMSLSYSLTVSASLSAVSAYSGYYEIMSNSTFLKYSYSTPGPYSIMLPEGFYGVMSAVTYLGNFQTGFQSIYLISNRSVSPMLTFANQQTVSLHDSSGSAINSGISVLYSSGNPVYFGTIGSGTATLYYTNQSKLDLSSTSMAPLYSSVTASITGSSQSVTMNPVTVKANFTLFNNNQKLDGIVNLTLTGTNTYYLHGNENGISASVVPGVYLASASNGTSTLKLAEPAVVIPNSANQKILLSATPYATLKVNETNYTVFNSTGYAVNASGPLPFGNYLVYTYSNVTGSPVASWNLYSLNANRVVTPSNVSARVILLKNSLGIGGGHYTLTINGTTANLTTDKVYIPTTGSYSVQYYNTVVNSTGSYVVSGSGTISTTSTGSFTINVKSNPVNTVLTGQVTIKGSPLENTAVQILSTSGKYIAEVTTNSDGFYTVSLPSGTWEIYALNNATGTGYFNGVTIPAFSGTYYDNFSLVNTYLTKVIVTVGSVPQKTNVVITEYPYNIMFNTSQTSLLLPLGNYSFYASVTQTMTAFNNTVLTVTYSENDTIEINSTQSVTLSLSQQVTGNVVITQAKNYPQIQTGLNLTNSTLVRFNVTNRQNVYNDVTLSSGSPSWVILFNETHIGLAPGQTKSVNATVYAMKNPQAGIEAVPINMSYSSSTSSGIVNVDVVPRLSYSTHVVSIFGTPQGNNLVYQIKLVNTGNAPITVTGKINSSTNVNLYGWTATLVYNGKAAGPINVPYSQSVTVDVILSPTGSAYSPGGTVYADFNATINGSTVTEPVLLTVEYPYTSIVPSPSGNGIIPNYTGDALATLFTGLIIIAVTVVAGLVIASMRGRRFRR